TGTATCGCTGATTCCAATTGCTGGGTCGGTGCTCGACCTCGGAGGAAATAAAATACGAAAGCGCGGTGCGTTCGATATTGAGAAATACGGCTTGAGGGTTGTATATGCGAATCTGTCCATTGACAAGCTCCCCGATGTACAGACGGATGCGAGCTACGTTCCGTTTATGGATAATACATTCGATGCGGTGATCTGCTCGGAGCTGCTGGAGCATGTGCCGGAGCCGATGTCGGTACTAAGGGAGGCTTGGAGGTTGCTCAAGCCTGGAGGACTTATGCTTATCTGTGTGCCGTTTCTAGTGCCGATTCATGGCGACCCGGACGATTATGGCCGATATACGGATACTTTTTGGCTCAAAGCCCTGGAACAGTCGGGGTGGTCGGATATTTTAATTGAAAAACAGTGGTACTTTTGGAGCGTTCTTTTGGATTTCATTCGCGCCTACTTACATCAGAGAATTAAAGAGGGGCGTCCGCGGACCACTTTTCTTCAACAACGGATCAAGGGAATTGTAGCCCGAACAAAGCACATGGCTCTGAGACGCGACGCACGGCACGGACTTGCCGAGCATCCATTTTACACCAAGTTCACAACTGGATTCGGAATAAATGCGGAGAAGCAATTGGCAGAGAAACTAATATCAGAAACTGGAGCTAAAGAGTGAAGCTTCGCATCGCAATAAACGCCAAGCGGATCGATGGGCCATACGGCGGTGGAAATCAATTCCTGAAGGCCCTGGAAAAATATCTGGTCGCACAGGGGCATGAACTTTTCCGCAAGCTTATACCCGGACTGGATGTAGTCTTAATAGCAATCGCCAACGACAATGCTAGAATAAATGCTTTTAGATCTCAGGAAATAGAACGTTATCTGTTGGTATTTCCCAATACAATTGTGGTGCATAGGGTGAATACCTGCGACGAACAGCGCGGATCTGACTTGGGAAACAACAGCACGATTATGAAAATCAACCGCTTGACCGATCATACGGTGTTCGTTAGCGAATTCTTAAAGCAGGTATTTGTCGGGCACGGCTGGTCGCAGGACAAGCCAAATAGCGTGATTCATAACGCGGCCGACCAATCGATCTTTAATACCACCGAAAAAGCCACCTGGGAACCTGGACAGAAAATGAAGGTCGTCACACATCACTGGTCATCGAATTATTTAAAAGGCTTCGATATTTACGAACGTTTAGACCAGTTGCTCGGTACTGAACCGTACAGCAATCTATTTGAATTTACCGTGATCGGCAACGTGCCGTTAGGCCTCGAATTTAAAAACTCCAAGAGACTGGCCCCGATGCACGGGCCTGAGTTGGCCGAGGAGCTGAAAAGTCGGCATCTCTATTTATCGGCGGCGCGACATGAAGCAGGTGGCAACCATTACATTGAAGCCATGGCCTGTGGCTTGCCCGTATTGTATTTGAAAAGCGGATCGCTGCCTGAATATTGCGTAGATTATGGGATCGGGTTCGATTTAGTTGATTTTGAAAAGCGGTTGATCGAAGCGAGAGATACATACAAGATGTTAAGCGATCGTGTGCTTGAGTATAAGTATAGTGCAGAAGATGCGGCACAAAGATACGAAAAGATCTTTATCCGTATGGTGAATGATGGCGATTCAACCATTTCTTCTACTTCAAGATTTGCTAGATATCGATGGTGGATAGGATACAATATACCCAAAATGATACGGTATGTAATGCGAGCGATTAAATGAGAAGATTGCAGGCGATATTTTCTCTGCCGAGCGTCAGGCGTTGGCCACAGTATTCCCGATTGTTCTTGTTGAAGGACAGGGCCTTATGGGTTTTATCCGAAGAGGCCAGGGCGTTGAACAGTATCTGCAATAAACTGGGCTGCCAGGTCGCTGATACACGATATTTACCCTACGCAAAAAAACAAGCGGTCTTCCATTTCAACCGTTATGAACTGTTTTTCAGTGATTATTGGGAAAGAAGTTCCCACCGTTTGGCGACAGTTTACTACCATGGAATGCCAGGCTGCGGCGAGCCCGCCTTTGACAAATCCTTTGATGGGCTGTGCCGGATGCATCAACGCCTGGACCGGATTCAAGTCACAAATAACAGGATGAAGGAGCTGATACTTAGTTCCGGCATTGATCCTGCCAAGGTGTTTCTGATCCCGATAGGTGTGGATAGCGGACTGTTTAGGCGGCCGAACGCTGAGCAGAGACAATCGATTCGTGCCCGACTGGGCATTCCCGATGGTTCGATTGTCATTGGATCGTTTCAGAAAGATGGCTGTGGTTGGGGTGAAGGCAACGAGCCCAAGATGGTTAAGGGACCGGATGTGTTTTTGAAGGCGATCGAACTTTTA
Above is a window of Candidatus Alcyoniella australis DNA encoding:
- a CDS encoding class I SAM-dependent methyltransferase; protein product: MNNTMPSKNVVPKKMFNRLDYSLRRYYVDEYLSRNVSLIPIAGSVLDLGGNKIRKRGAFDIEKYGLRVVYANLSIDKLPDVQTDASYVPFMDNTFDAVICSELLEHVPEPMSVLREAWRLLKPGGLMLICVPFLVPIHGDPDDYGRYTDTFWLKALEQSGWSDILIEKQWYFWSVLLDFIRAYLHQRIKEGRPRTTFLQQRIKGIVARTKHMALRRDARHGLAEHPFYTKFTTGFGINAEKQLAEKLISETGAKE
- a CDS encoding glycosyltransferase; its protein translation is MRRLQAIFSLPSVRRWPQYSRLFLLKDRALWVLSEEARALNSICNKLGCQVADTRYLPYAKKQAVFHFNRYELFFSDYWERSSHRLATVYYHGMPGCGEPAFDKSFDGLCRMHQRLDRIQVTNNRMKELILSSGIDPAKVFLIPIGVDSGLFRRPNAEQRQSIRARLGIPDGSIVIGSFQKDGCGWGEGNEPKMVKGPDVFLKAIELLRENNPHICVLLTGPSRGFVMNGLKRLGIEYKHIFVERYEEMADIYHALDIYIVASREEGGPKAVLEAMASGVPLVSTRVGQAVELVEHCVNGWIVDLEDAEGLAHWAGYIIYNQGNLEQVLDSARNTAEMNCLDDQLPLWRNFMNGFVEGMPNSYPK
- a CDS encoding glycosyltransferase, with translation MKLRIAINAKRIDGPYGGGNQFLKALEKYLVAQGHELFRKLIPGLDVVLIAIANDNARINAFRSQEIERYLLVFPNTIVVHRVNTCDEQRGSDLGNNSTIMKINRLTDHTVFVSEFLKQVFVGHGWSQDKPNSVIHNAADQSIFNTTEKATWEPGQKMKVVTHHWSSNYLKGFDIYERLDQLLGTEPYSNLFEFTVIGNVPLGLEFKNSKRLAPMHGPELAEELKSRHLYLSAARHEAGGNHYIEAMACGLPVLYLKSGSLPEYCVDYGIGFDLVDFEKRLIEARDTYKMLSDRVLEYKYSAEDAAQRYEKIFIRMVNDGDSTISSTSRFARYRWWIGYNIPKMIRYVMRAIK